The proteins below come from a single Pedobacter aquae genomic window:
- a CDS encoding diacylglycerol/lipid kinase family protein: MQNILFIINHKAGDDKPTNLKDIIVDLSKQLNYKFHIYYLGDNPEQGIKSAIQQYEPAIVAAAGGDGTVNLVASIIKNTPIKLLIIPNGSANGMAKEFNMPAAADECIKLLQTGKTVTIDLLSINQNVSAHLADVGLNARIVKRFQLDRKRGLITYAKHLFNEIFFIKSRNFLIETEEKTRKVKAVSLTFANATRYGTGAVINPEGKLNDGLFEICIIKPFAKIHLFSIAIKMFRNRLNYSAYFETISCKKAIIRSKRRTLLQIDGEVIGRTKEINLICLPAALQVIIPANLNYPTLID; this comes from the coding sequence ATGCAGAATATCTTGTTTATTATAAACCATAAAGCAGGTGATGATAAACCAACCAATCTTAAAGACATTATTGTTGATTTAAGTAAGCAATTAAACTACAAATTTCACATCTATTATTTAGGAGATAATCCTGAACAAGGTATTAAAAGCGCTATTCAGCAATATGAACCGGCTATTGTGGCTGCCGCCGGAGGTGATGGAACCGTTAATCTGGTTGCCAGTATCATCAAAAATACGCCTATTAAATTATTGATTATCCCTAATGGCTCTGCCAATGGTATGGCTAAAGAATTTAATATGCCCGCTGCTGCGGATGAATGCATCAAACTACTACAAACCGGAAAAACAGTCACCATTGATTTATTAAGCATCAACCAAAATGTATCAGCCCATTTAGCTGATGTTGGCCTAAATGCCAGAATTGTAAAAAGGTTTCAGTTAGACCGTAAACGCGGATTGATAACCTATGCTAAGCATTTATTTAATGAGATTTTCTTCATCAAATCCAGAAATTTTTTGATAGAAACAGAAGAGAAAACCAGAAAAGTAAAAGCTGTTTCTTTAACTTTTGCTAATGCTACCCGCTATGGTACGGGTGCAGTCATTAATCCGGAAGGAAAACTAAACGATGGCTTGTTTGAGATTTGCATTATTAAACCTTTTGCTAAAATCCACTTGTTTTCTATTGCTATAAAAATGTTTAGAAACCGATTAAATTATTCGGCTTATTTTGAAACCATTAGCTGTAAAAAAGCTATCATAAGAAGTAAGAGAAGAACACTTTTACAAATTGATGGCGAAGTAATAGGCAGAACAAAAGAAATTAACTTAATTTGTTTACCTGCTGCTTTACAAGTGATTATCCCTGCCAACTTAAACTATCCAACCTTGATAGACTAG
- a CDS encoding MerR family transcriptional regulator, producing the protein MPYKEKEINKLYYPIGEVADMFQVNTSMIRFYEKEFEILQPKKNAKGNRLFRPEDIENLKIIFHLIKDKGFTLQGAKDYMKGNRNEVAENQKIIDSLEKLKAFMLNLNEEL; encoded by the coding sequence ATGCCTTATAAAGAGAAAGAAATAAACAAGCTGTATTACCCAATAGGTGAAGTTGCAGATATGTTTCAGGTAAACACATCGATGATTAGATTCTACGAAAAGGAATTTGAGATACTGCAACCTAAGAAAAACGCTAAGGGCAATCGTTTATTTAGGCCAGAAGATATTGAGAACTTAAAAATCATATTCCACCTCATAAAAGATAAAGGTTTTACCTTACAGGGAGCTAAAGACTACATGAAAGGTAACAGAAATGAAGTTGCTGAAAACCAAAAGATTATAGACTCTTTAGAAAAATTAAAAGCTTTTATGCTTAACCTTAACGAAGAGCTATAA
- a CDS encoding M23 family metallopeptidase, whose amino-acid sequence MAKTKYYFNTQTLKYEKVRLSLGIKVLKALGFISTALVFSFIIIAFAYTFFDSPKEKQLKREINQLSLQYEILQDRLKQLNAVVDDLQERDDNIYRVIFEAEPIPKEVRNAGFGGINRYKNLENYDYANLMIEATKKVDILSKQLYVQSKSYDELAKAVNSKEKMMASIPAVQPVDSRKLRGAISGFGYRIHPIYKIRKMHEGMDFTAPIGTPIYATGDGYIAAVGNERGYGNRVIISHGYGYSTKYAHMSRFKAKKGQRVKRGDIIGYVGNTGASTGPHLHYEVYKGGKPINPINFFFNDLTPSEYMAMLEVASRENQSFD is encoded by the coding sequence ATGGCAAAAACGAAATACTATTTTAATACCCAAACCCTTAAATATGAAAAGGTAAGGCTTAGTCTTGGGATTAAAGTTTTAAAAGCACTAGGTTTTATTTCTACCGCATTGGTGTTCTCTTTCATTATTATTGCCTTTGCTTATACTTTTTTTGATTCGCCAAAGGAAAAGCAATTGAAAAGAGAAATTAACCAATTGAGCTTACAATACGAGATTTTACAAGATCGTTTAAAGCAATTGAATGCTGTTGTGGATGATTTGCAAGAGCGAGATGACAATATTTACCGCGTCATTTTTGAGGCAGAGCCGATACCTAAAGAAGTTAGAAATGCTGGTTTTGGTGGGATAAACAGATATAAAAACCTAGAAAATTACGACTATGCCAACCTGATGATTGAGGCTACTAAAAAAGTTGATATTCTTTCTAAACAGCTTTACGTACAATCAAAATCTTATGATGAGCTGGCAAAAGCTGTAAATTCTAAAGAAAAAATGATGGCTTCTATCCCTGCTGTACAACCTGTGGATAGCAGGAAGTTAAGAGGTGCTATTTCTGGTTTCGGGTATCGGATACATCCTATCTATAAAATTAGAAAAATGCATGAAGGCATGGATTTTACCGCTCCAATTGGCACTCCCATCTATGCTACTGGCGATGGTTACATAGCAGCCGTTGGTAATGAAAGAGGTTATGGTAATCGGGTAATTATTAGCCATGGTTACGGCTACTCTACCAAATATGCGCACATGAGCAGGTTTAAAGCTAAGAAAGGACAAAGAGTTAAGCGTGGCGATATTATTGGTTATGTAGGAAATACTGGCGCTTCTACCGGGCCACACCTGCATTATGAAGTTTATAAAGGTGGCAAACCTATTAACCCTATTAATTTCTTCTTTAACGATTTAACACCATCAGAATATATGGCTATGTTAGAAGTAGCATCAAGAGAAAACCAATCTTTTGATTAA
- the argS gene encoding arginine--tRNA ligase has translation MNFLPAAISQAFKALFDIEIATAQISLEQTKKEFEGHFTLVVFPFVRQTKKSPEQTAAVIGEYLKNNYPEVADFNVIKGFLNIVLADAFWLNVLQNDIAKAAFGSVSPNGKKVMVEYSSPNTNKPLHLGHVRNNLLGYAVAEVLKANGYEVTKANLVNDRGIHICKSMLAWQKFGAGETPQSSGLKGDHLVGKYYVIFDQEYKKEIEALKEAGKTEDEAKKEAPLMKEAQAMLLKWEEGDEAIISLWKTMNGWVYDGFDSTYRKLGVDFDKFYYESNTYLLGKDIVEEGLAKGVFFQKEDGSVWIDLTSDGLDEKLVRRSDGTSVYITQDLGTAQLKYDEFGVDKSIYVVGNEQDYHFKVLFLILNKLGKTWADGLYHLSYGMVDLPSGKMKSREGTVVDADDLIREMEDTAREKTEALGKVDHFSDEEKAKLFYMIGMGALKYFLLKVEPKKRLLFDPNESIDFQGNTGPFIQYTHARIRSVVNKANFKEATTGFQNINSLKETESELIQILSRYPQVLAVAARDYNPAAIANYAYELAKSYNKFYQTESILKVEEEDIKNFRLLLSYHTALTIKKAMGLLGIDVPERM, from the coding sequence ATGAATTTTTTACCAGCAGCCATAAGTCAAGCTTTCAAAGCTTTATTTGATATTGAAATTGCAACAGCACAAATTAGTTTAGAACAAACTAAGAAAGAATTTGAAGGTCATTTTACTTTGGTTGTTTTCCCTTTTGTAAGACAAACAAAAAAATCTCCGGAGCAAACCGCAGCCGTTATAGGCGAATATTTAAAAAACAATTACCCTGAAGTTGCAGATTTTAATGTGATAAAAGGCTTTTTAAATATTGTTTTAGCCGATGCTTTTTGGTTAAATGTTTTGCAAAATGATATCGCCAAAGCAGCTTTTGGAAGTGTTTCTCCAAATGGTAAAAAGGTAATGGTAGAATATTCATCGCCAAACACCAATAAGCCATTACATTTAGGACACGTAAGAAATAATCTTTTAGGTTATGCTGTTGCCGAGGTTTTAAAAGCCAATGGTTATGAGGTTACCAAAGCCAATTTGGTTAACGATAGGGGAATCCATATCTGTAAATCTATGTTGGCATGGCAAAAATTTGGTGCTGGTGAAACGCCACAATCATCTGGTTTAAAAGGCGACCATTTGGTGGGAAAATACTATGTTATTTTTGATCAGGAATATAAAAAGGAGATAGAGGCTTTAAAAGAAGCTGGTAAAACAGAAGACGAAGCTAAAAAAGAAGCTCCTTTAATGAAAGAAGCCCAAGCAATGTTGCTGAAATGGGAAGAAGGAGATGAAGCCATCATCTCTTTATGGAAAACCATGAATGGCTGGGTTTACGATGGTTTTGATAGCACTTACCGCAAGCTTGGGGTAGATTTTGATAAGTTTTATTACGAGTCTAATACCTACTTATTAGGTAAAGATATAGTAGAAGAAGGTTTAGCTAAAGGTGTTTTCTTTCAAAAAGAAGATGGCTCTGTATGGATAGATTTAACCAGTGATGGTTTAGATGAAAAATTGGTTCGTAGGTCTGATGGTACTTCGGTTTACATTACCCAAGATTTAGGAACAGCACAGTTAAAATACGATGAGTTTGGTGTAGATAAATCTATTTATGTAGTTGGAAATGAGCAAGATTACCATTTTAAAGTGCTATTCTTAATCTTAAATAAATTGGGTAAAACCTGGGCCGATGGTTTATACCACCTTTCTTATGGCATGGTAGATTTACCAAGTGGTAAAATGAAATCTAGAGAAGGTACTGTAGTTGATGCTGATGACTTGATACGTGAGATGGAAGATACCGCCAGAGAAAAAACAGAAGCTTTAGGCAAAGTAGACCATTTTAGCGATGAAGAAAAAGCTAAATTGTTCTACATGATAGGTATGGGTGCTTTAAAATACTTCTTACTAAAAGTAGAACCTAAGAAACGTCTTTTATTTGACCCTAACGAGTCTATAGATTTCCAGGGAAATACAGGGCCTTTTATACAGTATACACATGCCAGAATACGTTCTGTAGTAAATAAAGCTAATTTTAAGGAAGCTACAACAGGTTTCCAAAACATCAACAGTTTAAAAGAAACCGAATCTGAATTGATACAGATTTTAAGTCGTTACCCACAAGTTTTAGCCGTAGCTGCCAGAGATTATAACCCGGCAGCCATAGCCAATTATGCTTACGAGCTTGCAAAAAGCTATAATAAATTCTACCAAACAGAAAGCATCTTAAAAGTAGAAGAGGAAGATATTAAGAACTTTAGGCTGTTACTTTCTTATCATACTGCCTTAACTATTAAAAAAGCAATGGGTTTATTAGGTATTGATGTTCCGGAAAGGATGTAG
- a CDS encoding ligand-binding sensor domain-containing protein, with translation MKKAIFILLTAFTFNLNAQNLFPVKLDNCKTSKFCLDCGDIKAGYVEKDFKKLEDRLNKSLNLSGISGSVKLQVLVDSKGKGCVLSHTDQSNSPISLKIIEELNKFSKWTPAIKDDVKEEKSSINLVLIIKDNRISGQIERVDMNAFKKAFDRPKSPEIFNKDYVYKNENLKNYKITVWNSGNSNLPNNMNDHISIDNNGLIWLTTDEGLVTFNGKEFQNAEQNITDKGKYFRYFGLATDNSNTKWFFATGNIYSFNDGKWTKYEENEIGIKSGYKIINNPNTNEVFFTSDKGLTILKNGKWSLINQENTPGLPSNRVSFAKRDSKNRIWIGTYSGSVMIDENSQVTNFENTETVLKGKCITSMDEDENGNIYFTLYEFDRKDKQKVNNDEGIAIRYADGTFKQFTTENSGMPFNHTNCVLYDKKEKALWISTDRAGLVRFDLKDGWENYHNENSDIPTSYISTMTFDKEGNLYLATRQGLVKIERK, from the coding sequence GTGAAAAAAGCTATTTTTATTCTATTGACAGCATTTACATTTAACTTGAATGCTCAAAATTTATTTCCAGTAAAACTTGACAACTGTAAAACTTCAAAATTTTGTCTTGACTGCGGAGACATAAAAGCAGGATACGTTGAAAAGGACTTTAAGAAATTAGAAGATAGACTAAATAAGTCTTTAAATCTTAGTGGCATTAGCGGTTCGGTTAAACTTCAAGTGCTCGTTGACTCAAAAGGAAAAGGATGTGTTCTAAGCCATACCGACCAATCAAACAGCCCGATTTCTTTGAAAATTATTGAAGAGCTGAACAAGTTTAGCAAGTGGACACCTGCGATAAAAGATGATGTTAAGGAAGAAAAATCTTCAATTAATTTGGTTCTTATAATCAAGGACAACCGCATATCAGGACAAATAGAACGTGTTGATATGAATGCTTTCAAAAAGGCTTTTGACAGACCTAAAAGTCCAGAAATATTTAACAAAGACTATGTTTACAAAAATGAAAACTTAAAGAATTACAAAATTACTGTTTGGAATTCAGGAAATTCAAACCTCCCAAACAATATGAATGACCACATTTCAATTGATAATAACGGATTAATTTGGCTTACAACAGACGAAGGACTTGTTACTTTCAATGGCAAGGAATTTCAAAATGCTGAACAGAACATTACCGATAAAGGAAAATATTTTAGATATTTTGGACTTGCTACTGACAATAGCAACACTAAATGGTTTTTCGCAACAGGAAACATTTATAGCTTTAATGACGGTAAGTGGACTAAATATGAAGAAAACGAAATAGGGATAAAAAGCGGATACAAAATCATAAACAACCCAAATACTAACGAAGTGTTTTTCACCTCTGACAAAGGTCTTACAATTTTAAAAAATGGTAAATGGAGTTTAATAAATCAAGAGAATACTCCTGGACTACCTTCAAATAGAGTTTCTTTTGCGAAACGAGATTCAAAAAACAGGATTTGGATTGGAACTTACAGCGGTAGCGTGATGATTGACGAAAACAGTCAGGTGACAAATTTTGAGAACACAGAAACAGTGCTGAAAGGAAAGTGCATTACTTCTATGGACGAAGATGAAAACGGAAACATTTATTTTACACTTTACGAATTTGACCGAAAAGACAAACAGAAGGTAAATAATGACGAAGGAATAGCTATTAGATATGCTGACGGAACTTTCAAGCAGTTTACAACAGAGAATTCAGGAATGCCATTTAATCATACAAATTGTGTTCTATATGACAAGAAAGAAAAAGCCCTTTGGATTTCCACAGACAGAGCAGGTTTAGTAAGGTTTGACCTAAAAGACGGTTGGGAAAACTATCATAACGAAAATTCTGATATTCCGACTTCCTACATTTCGACAATGACATTCGATAAGGAAGGCAATTTGTATTTGGCAACAAGACAAGGACTAGTAAAAATTGAAAGAAAATAG
- a CDS encoding HNH endonuclease: protein MTTTTPNISKELFVEILQDKDLVQPDDLLIFQTLYSLDKQEASATDLARIIGWSDKNGVVGKIVGLGKRILKKHDIKQTEREDGTRKLWDFFFTGYYKGTFFIYQLKPELKEALEECGLTENIKPISIQNSYLFVWNPNKWSQWTDPNNEPYIEKNIEELKNTGKVTLMWSCRSHKSIRPGDRAFLARVGSTPRGIFASGKVVSEPFLSQHWSGEDKDVPRVLIEFDTLLNPEKEPILTVDNLDKGNLSKQTWTPQSSGISIRPEVADELEEEWFEFLRTQNIRYSPFSETTDTTITYIEGSATQVTQTRYERNIYARRECLKHYGYSCSVCDFSFEKFYGSLGYKFINVHHLTQVATIKQEYKVNPIQDLRPVCPNCHSMLHKQNPPLTIDELKDIIKNG, encoded by the coding sequence ATGACGACAACGACACCAAATATCAGTAAGGAACTTTTTGTAGAAATTCTGCAAGACAAAGACCTAGTGCAACCTGACGACCTTCTCATTTTTCAAACTTTATATTCACTCGACAAACAAGAAGCATCAGCGACAGACCTTGCAAGAATTATCGGTTGGTCAGACAAAAACGGTGTTGTAGGGAAAATTGTTGGACTTGGAAAACGAATCCTTAAAAAACACGACATTAAACAAACAGAGCGTGAAGATGGAACAAGAAAACTTTGGGACTTCTTTTTTACAGGATACTACAAAGGGACATTTTTCATTTATCAACTCAAACCAGAATTAAAAGAAGCATTAGAAGAATGTGGTTTGACAGAGAACATAAAACCGATTTCAATTCAAAATTCTTATCTCTTTGTTTGGAACCCTAACAAATGGAGCCAATGGACAGACCCAAACAATGAACCATACATTGAGAAAAACATTGAAGAACTTAAAAACACAGGTAAGGTAACTTTAATGTGGAGTTGCCGAAGTCATAAAAGTATTCGACCAGGCGACAGAGCGTTTTTAGCAAGAGTTGGTTCGACACCAAGAGGAATTTTCGCATCAGGAAAAGTTGTTTCAGAACCTTTTCTTTCACAACATTGGAGCGGTGAAGACAAAGACGTTCCGAGAGTATTAATTGAGTTCGACACTTTATTAAATCCCGAAAAAGAACCAATTCTAACAGTTGACAATCTCGACAAAGGAAATTTATCAAAGCAAACTTGGACACCACAATCTTCAGGAATTTCAATCAGACCTGAAGTTGCTGACGAACTTGAAGAAGAATGGTTTGAGTTTTTAAGAACACAGAATATTCGTTACAGCCCATTTTCAGAAACAACCGACACGACAATAACATATATTGAAGGTTCTGCAACACAGGTTACACAGACACGATACGAACGAAATATTTATGCAAGAAGGGAATGCTTAAAACATTACGGTTACTCTTGTTCTGTTTGCGACTTCAGCTTTGAAAAGTTTTATGGTAGTTTAGGCTACAAATTTATTAACGTTCATCATTTGACACAGGTAGCGACAATCAAACAAGAATATAAAGTAAATCCAATTCAGGACTTACGACCTGTTTGCCCAAACTGCCATTCAATGTTGCATAAGCAAAATCCACCATTGACAATAGACGAACTTAAAGACATAATAAAAAATGGTTGA
- a CDS encoding ArsR/SmtB family transcription factor has translation MDNNSCIRQQADIKQINRCKDRVSELNCSFDYLSNGLELAGNNVRLKILFLLYEEKRLCVCDISDILGMTISAVSQHLRKLKDRKLIETEREAQTIFYSLTKEYEKMLKPFFKILDENKILETL, from the coding sequence ATGGACAACAATTCTTGCATACGACAACAGGCGGACATTAAACAAATAAACCGCTGTAAAGACAGAGTTTCAGAACTCAACTGCTCGTTTGACTATTTATCGAACGGACTTGAATTGGCGGGAAACAACGTAAGGCTGAAAATTCTCTTTCTACTATATGAAGAAAAACGACTTTGTGTTTGTGATATAAGCGACATTCTCGGTATGACAATTTCAGCAGTTTCTCAACACTTGCGAAAACTCAAAGACCGAAAACTAATTGAAACCGAACGAGAAGCTCAAACCATTTTTTACTCATTGACAAAAGAGTATGAAAAAATGCTGAAACCGTTTTTCAAAATACTTGACGAAAACAAAATATTAGAAACATTATGA
- the merTP gene encoding mercuric transport protein MerTP — protein MTTDKKLIGAGLLTAIAASLCCITPVLALIAGTSGLASTFSWLEPFRPYFIGLTILVLGFAWYQKLKPKKQIDCNCETEEKPKFIQSKMFLGIVTAFAIVMLAFPNYSSIFYPKTEKQIIVVDKSNIQKVEFTISGMTCASCGEHVNHEVNKLTGIISSNASYENGNAIVEFDNSKTNISEIERAINSTGYSVTDKKEN, from the coding sequence ATGACAACAGACAAAAAACTAATCGGAGCAGGACTTTTAACAGCAATTGCAGCTTCATTGTGTTGCATTACACCTGTCTTGGCTTTAATCGCAGGGACAAGCGGACTTGCTTCAACTTTTTCTTGGCTTGAACCTTTTCGACCTTATTTTATCGGTTTGACAATTTTAGTTCTTGGTTTTGCTTGGTATCAAAAGTTAAAACCTAAAAAGCAAATTGACTGCAATTGTGAAACAGAAGAAAAACCAAAATTCATTCAGTCAAAAATGTTTTTAGGAATAGTAACAGCATTTGCAATCGTAATGCTTGCATTTCCAAATTACTCAAGCATTTTCTACCCAAAGACAGAAAAGCAAATCATAGTAGTGGACAAATCCAATATTCAAAAAGTAGAATTTACGATTAGCGGAATGACTTGTGCAAGTTGTGGCGAACACGTAAATCACGAAGTAAATAAATTGACAGGAATAATAAGTTCAAACGCTTCTTATGAAAATGGAAATGCAATCGTAGAATTTGACAACTCAAAAACAAATATTTCTGAAATCGAAAGAGCAATAAACTCAACAGGATATTCCGTAACCGACAAAAAAGAAAATTAA
- a CDS encoding GDCCVxC domain-containing (seleno)protein gives MEIKLQSTITCPNCGHKKEETMPTDACQYFYECEKCKQVLKPKQGDCCVYCSYGSVACPPIQQDKKCC, from the coding sequence ATGGAAATCAAATTACAATCAACAATCACTTGTCCCAACTGCGGACACAAGAAAGAAGAAACAATGCCGACAGACGCTTGTCAATATTTTTACGAATGTGAAAAATGCAAACAAGTTTTAAAACCAAAACAAGGCGACTGCTGTGTTTATTGTAGTTACGGAAGTGTTGCTTGTCCACCAATTCAGCAGGACAAAAAATGTTGCTGA
- a CDS encoding DUF3347 domain-containing protein gives MKSIKILMAITLLLSFTACNAQIKNAKTESVKIYGNCGMCESTIETAGNIKKVAQVDWNKDTKMATLTYDPSKTNQDEILKRIALAGYDSDQFLAPDDVYAQLPECCQYERVKKSETAKSVTIADHSMHNHNTMTDKTTETKQEVNQLKAVFDNYFALKDALVASDGNLASAKAKELLNALNAVQMNKLSNEEHTVWMKVIKDLKFDTEHIEETKDVGHQRDHFNTLSDNMYQLLKVSKQETPTYYQHCPMANNGKGANWLSKENAVKNPYYGSQMLTCGKTVETIE, from the coding sequence ATGAAATCAATAAAAATATTGATGGCAATTACACTATTGCTATCATTCACAGCGTGTAACGCTCAAATAAAAAACGCTAAGACCGAAAGCGTAAAAATTTACGGTAATTGTGGAATGTGCGAAAGCACTATTGAAACAGCAGGAAATATTAAGAAAGTAGCACAGGTAGATTGGAATAAAGATACCAAAATGGCTACTCTTACTTACGACCCAAGTAAGACCAATCAAGATGAAATCTTGAAACGCATTGCATTGGCGGGTTACGATAGTGACCAATTTCTTGCACCTGATGATGTGTATGCCCAACTTCCAGAATGTTGTCAATATGAACGTGTGAAAAAATCGGAAACTGCAAAATCAGTGACGATTGCTGACCATTCAATGCACAACCATAATACAATGACTGATAAAACAACTGAAACAAAACAAGAAGTAAATCAACTTAAAGCAGTTTTTGACAACTACTTCGCTCTAAAAGATGCCTTAGTAGCCTCTGACGGCAACTTGGCTTCTGCCAAAGCAAAAGAATTGCTCAATGCTCTTAATGCTGTGCAGATGAATAAACTTTCAAATGAAGAGCATACTGTTTGGATGAAAGTAATTAAAGACTTGAAATTTGATACCGAACACATCGAAGAAACCAAAGATGTGGGGCATCAAAGAGACCATTTCAATACTTTGTCTGACAATATGTATCAGCTCTTGAAAGTTTCCAAACAAGAAACGCCTACGTATTACCAACATTGCCCAATGGCAAACAATGGCAAAGGTGCAAATTGGTTGAGCAAGGAAAATGCAGTTAAAAACCCTTACTACGGTTCTCAAATGCTTACTTGTGGTAAAACAGTTGAAACCATAGAATAA
- a CDS encoding helix-turn-helix domain-containing protein, whose amino-acid sequence MKLYIKNMVCSRCKMVVKSELEKLGLQLLAVDLGEVETIEPITAQKKNEIAEHLKCFGFELIDDKKSRVIDKIKTLIIELVHQQNAQINSNLSDYLSNHLAQDYSSLSNLFSEVEDTTIEKYFINQKIEKVKELLLYDELTLSEIAFQMNYSSVAYLSNQFKKVTGFSPSHYKQLKDKKRRQIEDL is encoded by the coding sequence ATGAAACTATATATCAAAAATATGGTGTGTAGTCGCTGCAAAATGGTAGTGAAGTCCGAGTTAGAAAAACTCGGACTTCAACTACTTGCAGTTGATTTGGGAGAAGTAGAAACCATAGAACCAATTACGGCACAAAAGAAAAACGAGATTGCAGAACATTTGAAATGTTTTGGTTTTGAACTGATTGATGACAAAAAAAGCCGTGTGATTGACAAGATTAAAACCTTGATTATTGAATTGGTGCATCAACAAAACGCTCAAATCAATTCCAATCTTTCCGATTATTTGTCTAATCATTTGGCACAAGATTATTCATCTTTAAGCAATTTGTTTTCGGAAGTAGAAGATACGACCATTGAAAAATACTTTATAAACCAAAAAATTGAAAAGGTTAAAGAGTTGCTTCTGTATGATGAATTGACTTTGAGCGAAATTGCTTTTCAAATGAATTACAGTAGTGTGGCGTATTTGAGCAATCAGTTCAAAAAGGTAACGGGCTTTTCGCCTTCGCATTATAAGCAATTGAAAGACAAAAAACGAAGGCAAATTGAAGACTTATAA
- a CDS encoding heavy-metal-associated domain-containing protein produces the protein MVHTYQVTGMTCSSCEAKVKSSLLMVENVVSVEVSKDENSATITMDKHISLDKLQKVLPEKYQISALQHNELAEQTKGWLATYKPILLIFFYISLVTLLVQFTNESFDAMQWMRHFMAGFFLVFSFFKMLNLKGFSESYVMYDVVAKRLPVWAYIYAFTELALGIAFLVNFNPLITNSVTFVVISISIIGVLQSVLNKRKIQCACLGAVFNLPMSTVTIIEDTLMIAMSGLMLFYHF, from the coding sequence ATGGTACATACCTATCAAGTAACAGGAATGACCTGTTCAAGTTGCGAAGCGAAAGTAAAATCATCATTGTTAATGGTGGAAAATGTAGTTAGTGTTGAAGTTTCAAAAGATGAAAATTCAGCCACTATCACAATGGATAAGCACATTTCATTAGATAAGTTGCAAAAAGTCCTGCCTGAAAAATATCAGATTTCTGCATTGCAACACAACGAATTGGCAGAACAAACCAAAGGTTGGTTAGCAACCTACAAGCCCATTTTACTGATATTTTTTTATATCTCATTGGTAACGCTATTGGTGCAGTTTACCAATGAAAGTTTTGATGCAATGCAATGGATGCGACATTTTATGGCAGGTTTCTTTTTGGTGTTTTCGTTTTTCAAAATGCTCAATCTGAAAGGCTTTTCAGAAAGTTATGTAATGTATGATGTGGTGGCAAAGCGATTACCCGTCTGGGCTTATATCTATGCTTTCACAGAATTGGCTTTGGGCATTGCTTTTTTAGTCAATTTTAATCCGCTTATTACTAATAGTGTAACATTTGTAGTAATAAGTATCAGCATCATTGGGGTATTGCAATCGGTGTTGAACAAAAGGAAAATTCAGTGTGCCTGTTTGGGGGCTGTGTTCAATTTGCCAATGAGTACCGTTACCATTATTGAAGACACTCTGATGATTGCAATGAGTGGTCTAATGTTATTTTATCATTTCTAA
- a CDS encoding DUF2911 domain-containing protein, with product MKNLFFILFLFVSVPSFAQHEHHNTKTDSTTKPKSPRTSAMAMVDDNHVHIDYGSPSVRGRNIWNGLVAYGQVWATGAHKATWIEFSEDVKINSQIVPKGKYGFFTIPDKKEWTIILSKDWDMHLADDYKAENDVIRLKVKPKKTKVITEALTYKVKSLDNKKGQISMSWEYLTVSLNFENQ from the coding sequence ATGAAAAATCTATTTTTTATTCTCTTTCTATTCGTATCTGTGCCAAGTTTTGCCCAACACGAACACCACAATACAAAAACAGACAGCACAACCAAACCGAAAAGCCCAAGAACTTCGGCTATGGCAATGGTGGACGACAATCACGTACATATAGATTATGGCTCGCCAAGTGTAAGGGGGCGAAATATTTGGAACGGCTTAGTGGCTTATGGACAAGTGTGGGCAACAGGTGCACACAAAGCTACTTGGATTGAATTTTCGGAAGATGTAAAAATCAATTCGCAAATAGTTCCGAAAGGAAAATATGGTTTTTTTACCATTCCCGATAAAAAAGAATGGACAATTATCCTGAGCAAAGATTGGGATATGCACTTAGCCGATGACTACAAGGCTGAAAATGATGTAATCAGGCTAAAAGTAAAGCCGAAGAAAACCAAAGTTATTACAGAAGCACTTACTTATAAAGTGAAATCTTTGGACAATAAGAAAGGACAAATAAGTATGTCTTGGGAATATCTGACTGTTTCATTGAATTTTGAAAACCAATAA